One Streptomyces sp. RPA4-2 genomic window carries:
- a CDS encoding polyribonucleotide nucleotidyltransferase encodes MENETHYAEAVIDNGSFGTRTIRFETGRLAKQAAGSAVAYLDDDTMVLSATTASKKPKDQLDFFPLTVDVEERMYAAGKIPGSFFRREGRPSEDAILTCRLIDRPLRPSFKKGLRNEIQVVATIMALNPDHLYDVVAINAASASTQLAGLPFSGPVGGVRVALINGQWVAFPTHTELEDAVFDMVVAGRVLEDGDVAIMMVEAEATDKTIQLVKGGAEAPTEEVVASGLDAAKPFIKVLCKAQSDLAAKAAKPTGEFPIFLDYQDDVFEALTAAVKSELAQALTIAGKQDREAELDRVKEIAAEKLLPQFEGREKEISAAYRALTKKLVRERVIKDKVRIDGRGVTDIRTLAAEVEAIPRVHGSALFERGETQILGVTTLNMLRMEQQLDTLSPVTRKRYMHNYNFPPYSVGETGRVGSPKRREIGHGALAERAIVPVLPTREEFPYAIRQVSEALGSNGSTSMGSVCASTMSLLNAGVPLKAPVAGIAMGLISQEIDGQTHYVALTDILGAEDAFGDMDFKVAGTKEFVTALQLDTKLDGIPASVLAAALKQARDARLHILDVMMEAIDTPDEMSPNAPRIITVKIPVDKIGEVIGPKGKMINQIQEDTGAEITIEDDGTIYIGASDGPAAEAARATINGIANPTMPEVGERYLGTVVKTTTFGAFVSLLPGKDGLLHISQIRKLAGGKRVENVEDVLGVGQKVQVEIAEIDSRGKLSLIPVVEGEGDDDDKKDDTDQ; translated from the coding sequence GTGGAGAACGAGACCCACTACGCCGAGGCCGTTATCGACAACGGTTCCTTCGGCACCCGCACCATCCGCTTCGAGACGGGCCGGCTGGCCAAGCAGGCCGCCGGTTCCGCCGTGGCGTACCTGGACGACGACACCATGGTGCTGTCGGCCACCACCGCTTCCAAGAAGCCCAAGGACCAGCTCGACTTCTTCCCCCTCACGGTGGACGTCGAGGAGCGGATGTACGCCGCCGGCAAGATCCCCGGCAGCTTCTTCCGCCGCGAGGGCCGGCCCTCCGAGGACGCGATCCTCACCTGCCGCCTGATCGACCGCCCGCTGCGCCCGTCCTTCAAGAAGGGCCTTCGCAACGAGATCCAGGTCGTCGCCACGATCATGGCGCTCAACCCCGACCACCTGTACGACGTCGTGGCGATCAACGCCGCCTCCGCGTCCACCCAGCTGGCCGGTCTGCCCTTCTCCGGCCCGGTCGGCGGCGTCCGCGTCGCGCTGATCAACGGCCAGTGGGTCGCGTTCCCGACGCACACCGAGCTCGAGGACGCCGTCTTCGACATGGTCGTCGCCGGTCGCGTCCTGGAGGACGGCGACGTCGCGATCATGATGGTCGAGGCCGAGGCCACCGACAAGACGATCCAGCTGGTCAAGGGCGGCGCCGAGGCGCCCACCGAGGAGGTCGTGGCCTCCGGCCTCGACGCCGCGAAGCCCTTCATCAAGGTCCTGTGCAAGGCGCAGTCGGACCTCGCCGCCAAGGCCGCCAAGCCCACCGGCGAGTTCCCGATCTTCCTGGACTACCAGGACGACGTCTTCGAGGCACTGACCGCCGCGGTCAAGAGCGAGCTCGCCCAGGCGCTCACCATCGCCGGCAAGCAGGACCGCGAGGCCGAGCTGGACCGCGTCAAGGAGATCGCCGCCGAGAAGCTGCTCCCGCAGTTCGAGGGTCGCGAGAAGGAGATCTCCGCCGCGTACCGCGCGCTGACCAAGAAGCTGGTCCGCGAGCGCGTCATCAAGGACAAGGTCCGCATCGACGGCCGTGGCGTCACGGACATCCGTACGCTCGCCGCCGAGGTCGAGGCCATCCCGCGCGTGCACGGCTCGGCGCTGTTCGAGCGTGGCGAGACCCAGATCCTGGGCGTCACCACCCTCAACATGCTCCGCATGGAGCAGCAGCTGGACACCCTCTCCCCGGTGACCCGCAAGCGTTACATGCACAACTACAACTTCCCGCCGTACTCCGTCGGTGAGACGGGCCGCGTCGGCTCCCCGAAGCGCCGCGAGATCGGCCACGGCGCGCTCGCCGAGCGCGCGATCGTGCCGGTCCTGCCGACCCGCGAGGAGTTCCCCTACGCGATCCGTCAGGTGTCCGAGGCCCTCGGCTCCAACGGCTCGACGTCCATGGGCTCGGTCTGCGCCTCCACCATGTCGCTGCTGAACGCCGGTGTGCCCCTCAAGGCCCCCGTCGCCGGTATCGCCATGGGCCTGATCTCCCAGGAGATCGACGGCCAGACGCACTACGTCGCCCTCACCGACATCCTCGGTGCGGAGGACGCCTTCGGCGACATGGACTTCAAGGTCGCCGGCACCAAGGAGTTCGTCACCGCCCTCCAGCTCGACACCAAGCTGGACGGCATCCCGGCCTCCGTCCTGGCCGCGGCCCTCAAGCAGGCCCGCGACGCCCGCCTCCACATCCTCGACGTGATGATGGAAGCGATCGACACGCCGGACGAGATGTCCCCGAACGCCCCGCGGATCATCACCGTCAAGATCCCCGTGGACAAGATCGGTGAGGTCATCGGCCCCAAGGGCAAGATGATCAACCAGATCCAGGAGGACACCGGCGCCGAGATCACGATCGAGGACGACGGCACCATCTACATCGGTGCCTCCGACGGCCCGGCCGCCGAGGCCGCCCGCGCCACGATCAACGGCATCGCCAACCCGACCATGCCGGAGGTCGGCGAGCGCTACCTGGGCACCGTCGTGAAGACGACGACCTTCGGCGCGTTCGTGTCGCTGCTCCCGGGCAAGGACGGTCTGCTGCACATCTCGCAGATCCGCAAGCTCGCCGGCGGCAAGCGCGTGGAGAACGTCGAGGACGTCCTCGGTGTGGGCCAGAAGGTCCAGGTCGAGATCGCCGAGATCGACTCCCGCGGCAAGCTCTCCCTCATCCCCGTGGTCGAGGGCGAAGGCGACGACGACGACAAGAAGGACGACACCGACCAGTGA
- a CDS encoding DegT/DnrJ/EryC1/StrS family aminotransferase, whose product MLRAAGVGAGDEVIVSAFGNVEVTEAVTQAGASAVFADIDPATYCLDAGAVEAAVTARSMAIVVVHRFGRSADMVRLRDVGQRHGLLVLELGESEAPYEDIAQRRERAAYLDGRLSGVRTPAGGDGHTYQQYVVRVPGNGRPDRDAFARAVRNRGVECRVPVKTPVHRMPGFRRDVYLPETERAADETLALPVDASLTKREMQRIVSACNALGGLLQPAF is encoded by the coding sequence ATGCTCAGGGCCGCGGGCGTCGGAGCCGGTGACGAGGTCATCGTGTCGGCGTTCGGCAACGTCGAAGTCACGGAGGCCGTGACCCAGGCCGGAGCCTCGGCCGTCTTCGCCGACATAGACCCGGCCACCTACTGCCTCGACGCCGGCGCGGTCGAGGCGGCCGTGACCGCACGATCCATGGCTATCGTCGTCGTCCACCGCTTCGGGCGGTCGGCCGACATGGTGCGACTGCGTGACGTCGGGCAGCGGCACGGACTCCTCGTCCTCGAACTGGGCGAGTCCGAAGCGCCTTACGAGGACATCGCGCAGCGCCGGGAGCGGGCCGCCTACCTCGACGGGCGGTTGAGCGGCGTGCGCACACCGGCCGGCGGCGACGGACACACGTACCAGCAGTACGTGGTACGGGTGCCGGGCAACGGGCGGCCGGACCGGGACGCCTTCGCACGGGCCGTACGGAACCGCGGAGTCGAGTGCCGGGTACCGGTGAAGACACCCGTGCACCGCATGCCCGGATTCCGGCGGGACGTGTACCTCCCGGAGACCGAGCGGGCCGCCGACGAGACGCTCGCGCTGCCCGTGGACGCGTCGCTGACGAAGCGGGAGATGCAGCGGATCGTCTCCGCCTGCAACGCGCTCGGCGGTCTCCTGCAGCCCGCCTTCTGA
- the dapA gene encoding 4-hydroxy-tetrahydrodipicolinate synthase, with the protein MAPTSTSQTPFGRVLTAMVTPFTADGALDLDGAQRLATHLVDAGNDGLIVNGTTGESPTTSDAEKSDLVRAVLAAVGDRAHVVAGVGTNDTRHSIELARAAEKAGAHGLLTVTPYYNKPPQEGLYRHFSAIADATELPVMLYDIPGRSGVPISTETIVRLAAHPRIVANKDAKGDLGRASWAIARSGLSWYSGDDMLNLPLLSVGAVGFVSVVGHVVTPELRAMLDAYVAGDVQKATEIHQKLLPVFTGMFRTQGVMTTKAALTLQGLPAGPLRAPMVELSPEETAQLKIDLAAGGVQL; encoded by the coding sequence ATGGCTCCGACCTCCACTTCGCAGACCCCCTTCGGACGGGTCCTCACCGCTATGGTCACGCCCTTCACGGCGGACGGCGCACTCGACCTCGACGGTGCCCAGCGGCTCGCCACCCACCTGGTGGACGCAGGCAACGACGGCCTGATCGTCAACGGCACCACCGGCGAGTCACCGACCACCAGCGACGCGGAGAAATCGGATCTCGTACGGGCCGTGCTGGCGGCGGTCGGCGACCGTGCCCACGTCGTCGCGGGCGTCGGCACGAACGACACCCGCCACAGCATCGAGCTCGCCCGCGCCGCCGAGAAGGCCGGCGCGCACGGCCTGCTGACCGTCACGCCGTACTACAACAAGCCCCCGCAAGAGGGCCTGTACCGGCACTTCTCGGCCATCGCCGACGCCACCGAACTGCCGGTGATGCTGTACGACATCCCCGGCCGCAGCGGCGTACCGATCAGCACGGAGACGATCGTCCGCCTGGCCGCGCACCCGCGCATCGTCGCGAACAAGGACGCCAAGGGAGACCTCGGCCGGGCCAGCTGGGCCATCGCACGCTCCGGTCTCTCCTGGTACTCCGGCGACGACATGCTGAACCTGCCGCTGCTCTCCGTGGGCGCGGTCGGCTTCGTCTCGGTCGTCGGCCACGTCGTCACGCCCGAGCTGCGGGCCATGCTCGACGCCTATGTCGCCGGTGACGTGCAGAAGGCCACCGAGATCCACCAGAAGCTGCTTCCGGTCTTCACCGGGATGTTCCGCACCCAGGGCGTCATGACGACGAAGGCCGCGCTCACCCTCCAGGGTCTGCCCGCCGGTCCGCTGCGCGCCCCGATGGTCGAACTGTCACCCGAGGAGACCGCTCAGCTCAAGATCGATCTTGCTGCCGGCGGGGTACAGCTCTAA
- a CDS encoding pitrilysin family protein, which yields MTSRSSTTTARTSSEARAVARTQTLIKGENGIGTVRKTTLPGGLRIVTETLPSVRSATFGIWAHVGSRDETPTLNGATHYLEHLLFKGTSRRSALDISSAIDAVGGEMNAFTAKEYTCYYARVLDTDLPLAIDVVCDMLTGSLIEQADVDAERGVILEEIAMTEDDPGDCVHDLFAHTMLGDTPLGRPVLGTVDTVNALGADRIRRFYKKHYDPTHLVVACAGNVDHNKVVRQVRAAFEKAGALREAAAEPIAPRDGRRAIRTAGRVELLGRKTEQAHVVLGMPGLARTDERRWALGVLNTALGGGMSSRLFQEVREKRGLAYSVYSYTSGFADCGLFGVYAGCRPSQVHDVLKICRDELDHVAEHGLSDDEIGRAVGQLQGSTVLGLEDTGALMNRIGKSELCWGEQMSVDDMLARIASVTPDEVRSIAHDILGQRPSLSVIGPLKDKQASRLHEAVA from the coding sequence GTGACGTCTCGTAGCTCCACGACGACGGCCCGCACCTCTTCGGAGGCGCGGGCCGTCGCCCGTACCCAAACCCTCATCAAGGGCGAGAACGGCATCGGTACGGTCCGCAAGACCACCCTCCCCGGCGGCCTGCGCATCGTCACCGAGACGCTGCCCTCCGTCCGCTCCGCGACCTTCGGGATCTGGGCCCACGTCGGCTCCCGCGACGAGACGCCGACACTGAACGGCGCCACCCACTACCTCGAGCACCTGCTCTTCAAGGGCACGAGCCGCAGGTCGGCCCTGGACATCTCGTCCGCCATCGACGCGGTCGGCGGCGAGATGAACGCGTTCACGGCCAAGGAGTACACGTGCTACTACGCACGCGTGCTCGACACCGACCTCCCGCTCGCCATCGACGTGGTCTGCGACATGCTCACCGGCTCGCTGATCGAGCAGGCCGACGTGGACGCCGAACGCGGTGTGATCCTCGAAGAGATCGCGATGACCGAGGACGACCCGGGCGACTGCGTGCACGACCTGTTCGCGCACACCATGCTCGGCGACACCCCCCTCGGCCGCCCGGTCCTCGGCACGGTCGACACGGTCAACGCCCTCGGCGCCGACCGCATCCGCCGCTTCTACAAGAAGCACTACGACCCGACCCATCTGGTCGTGGCCTGCGCGGGCAACGTCGACCACAACAAGGTCGTACGCCAGGTCCGTGCCGCCTTCGAGAAGGCGGGCGCCCTCCGGGAGGCCGCCGCCGAGCCGATCGCCCCGCGCGACGGCCGCCGGGCCATCCGTACCGCCGGCCGCGTCGAACTGCTCGGCCGCAAGACCGAGCAGGCCCATGTCGTCCTCGGCATGCCGGGCCTCGCCCGCACCGACGAGCGCCGCTGGGCCCTGGGCGTCCTCAACACCGCCCTCGGCGGCGGCATGTCCTCCCGCCTCTTCCAGGAGGTCCGCGAGAAGCGCGGTCTGGCCTACAGCGTGTACTCGTACACCTCGGGCTTCGCCGACTGCGGCCTCTTCGGGGTGTACGCGGGCTGCAGGCCGAGCCAGGTCCACGACGTGCTCAAGATCTGCCGCGACGAGCTCGACCACGTCGCCGAGCACGGTCTGTCGGACGACGAGATCGGCCGTGCTGTCGGCCAGCTCCAGGGCTCCACCGTCCTCGGCCTCGAGGACACCGGCGCGCTGATGAACCGTATCGGCAAGAGCGAGCTGTGCTGGGGCGAGCAGATGTCGGTCGACGACATGCTGGCCCGGATAGCGTCGGTCACCCCGGACGAGGTCCGCTCGATCGCCCACGACATCCTGGGACAGCGGCCCTCGCTGTCGGTCATCGGTCCGCTCAAGGACAAGCAGGCGTCCCGTCTGCACGAAGCGGTCGCGTAA
- the dapB gene encoding 4-hydroxy-tetrahydrodipicolinate reductase, translating into MSKLRVAVLGAKGRIGAEAVRAVEAAEDMELVAALGRGDRLETLVDAGAQVAVELTTPDSVMGNLDFCVRNGIHAVVGTTGWTDERLAQLTTSLAESPETGVLIAPNFSIGAVLTMKFAEIAAPYFESVEVIELHHPNKVDAPSGTATRTAQLIAAARERAGSAPQPDATVTALDGARGANVDGVPVHSVRLRGLLAHQEVLLGGDGETLTVRHDSLHHSSFMPGILLGVRRVVSTPGLTFGLEHFLDLG; encoded by the coding sequence ATGAGCAAGCTGCGCGTGGCGGTCCTCGGTGCCAAGGGCCGGATCGGGGCCGAGGCGGTACGAGCCGTCGAGGCCGCCGAGGACATGGAGCTGGTGGCCGCGCTCGGCCGGGGCGACCGACTGGAGACCCTCGTCGACGCGGGCGCCCAGGTCGCCGTCGAGCTGACCACGCCGGACTCGGTGATGGGCAACCTCGACTTCTGCGTCCGCAACGGCATCCACGCGGTGGTCGGTACCACGGGCTGGACCGACGAACGCCTCGCACAGCTCACCACGTCGCTGGCCGAGTCGCCGGAGACGGGGGTGCTCATCGCCCCGAACTTCTCCATCGGCGCCGTACTGACCATGAAGTTCGCCGAGATCGCCGCGCCGTACTTCGAGTCCGTCGAGGTCATCGAGCTGCACCACCCGAACAAGGTGGACGCGCCGAGCGGCACCGCCACGCGCACCGCCCAGCTCATCGCCGCGGCACGCGAGCGAGCGGGCAGCGCCCCGCAGCCCGACGCCACGGTCACCGCTCTCGACGGCGCCCGCGGGGCGAACGTCGACGGTGTCCCGGTGCACTCGGTCCGGCTGCGCGGTCTGCTCGCCCACCAGGAGGTCCTGCTGGGCGGCGACGGCGAGACCCTCACCGTCCGCCACGACTCGCTGCACCACAGCAGCTTCATGCCGGGCATCCTGCTCGGTGTCCGCCGTGTGGTGAGCACGCCGGGCCTCACCTTCGGCCTGGAACACTTCCTGGACCTCGGCTGA
- the thyX gene encoding FAD-dependent thymidylate synthase: protein MTDTPADDLKIDLRSDVTVELVKHSAADSDVLFAARVSTVGEQSLDEMGKDPERSKGLINYLMRDRHGSPFEHNSMTFFISAPIFVFREFMRHRVGWSYNEESGRYRELQPVFYVPDESRKLVQQGRPGKYVFVEGTEEQRALVAGAMEDSYRAAYRTYQEMLAAGVAREVARAVLPVGLFSSMYATCNARSLMHFLGLRTQHELAKVPSFPQREIEMVGEKMEAEWARLMPLTYAAFNANGRVAP, encoded by the coding sequence GTGACCGACACCCCCGCCGACGATCTCAAGATCGATCTCCGCAGCGACGTCACCGTCGAGCTGGTGAAGCACTCCGCGGCCGACTCCGACGTGCTGTTCGCCGCCCGTGTCTCCACCGTCGGGGAGCAATCCCTGGACGAGATGGGCAAGGACCCGGAGCGCTCGAAGGGGTTGATCAACTACCTGATGAGGGACCGGCACGGCAGCCCCTTCGAGCACAACTCGATGACGTTCTTCATCAGCGCCCCGATCTTCGTCTTCCGCGAGTTCATGCGGCACCGCGTGGGCTGGTCGTACAACGAGGAGTCCGGCCGGTACAGGGAGCTCCAGCCGGTCTTCTACGTCCCGGACGAGTCGCGCAAACTGGTCCAGCAGGGCCGTCCCGGGAAGTATGTGTTCGTCGAGGGCACCGAGGAGCAGCGCGCGCTGGTCGCGGGCGCCATGGAGGACTCGTACCGCGCGGCGTACCGGACGTACCAGGAGATGCTCGCCGCCGGTGTCGCCCGCGAGGTGGCCCGCGCCGTCCTCCCGGTCGGCCTCTTCTCGTCGATGTACGCCACCTGCAACGCGCGCTCCCTGATGCACTTCCTCGGGCTGCGCACCCAGCACGAGCTCGCCAAGGTCCCGTCCTTCCCGCAGCGGGAGATCGAGATGGTCGGCGAGAAGATGGAAGCGGAGTGGGCCAGGCTCATGCCGCTCACGTACGCGGCCTTCAACGCCAACGGCCGGGTGGCGCCGTAG
- a CDS encoding ribonuclease J, giving the protein MSHPHPELGPPPKLPQGGLRVTPLGGLGEIGRNMTVFEYDGRLLIVDCGVLFPEEEQPGIDLILPDFTSIRDRLDDIEGIVLTHGHEDHIGGVPFLLREKPDIPLIGSKLTLALIEAKLQEHRIRPYTLEVAEGHRERIGPFDCEFVAVNHSIPDALAVAIRTPAGMAVHTGDFKMDQLPLDGRLTDLHAFARLSEEGIDLLLSDSTNAEVPGFVPPERDISNVLRQVFAGASKRIIVASFASHVHRIQQILDAAHEYGRRVAFVGRSMVRNMGIARDLGYLKVPPGLVVDVKTLDDLPDHEIVLVCTGSQGEPMAALSRMANRDHQIRIVQGDTVILASSLIPGNENAVYRVINGLTRWGANVVHKGNAKVHVSGHASAGELLYFYNICKPRNLMPVHGEWRHLRANAELGALTGVPHDRIVIAEDGVVVDLIGGKAKISGKVQAGYVYVDGLSVGGVGEPALKDRKILGDEGIISVFVVMDSSTGKITGGPHVHARGSGIEDSAFTDVVPRITEVLERSAQDGVVEPHQMQQLIRRTLGKWVSDNYRRRPMILPVVVEV; this is encoded by the coding sequence TTGAGTCATCCGCATCCTGAACTCGGCCCGCCGCCCAAGCTTCCCCAGGGGGGCCTGCGGGTCACCCCGCTCGGCGGCCTCGGTGAAATCGGCCGGAACATGACCGTCTTCGAATACGACGGCCGTCTGCTGATCGTCGACTGCGGAGTGCTCTTCCCCGAGGAGGAGCAGCCCGGAATCGACCTGATCCTGCCGGACTTCACGTCCATCAGGGACCGCCTCGACGACATCGAGGGCATCGTCCTCACGCACGGCCACGAGGACCACATCGGTGGTGTCCCGTTCCTCCTGCGTGAAAAGCCGGACATCCCGCTGATCGGCTCCAAGTTGACCCTCGCGCTCATCGAGGCGAAGCTCCAGGAGCACCGCATCCGCCCCTACACGCTCGAAGTCGCGGAGGGCCACCGCGAGCGCATCGGCCCCTTCGACTGCGAGTTCGTGGCGGTCAACCACTCCATCCCGGACGCCCTCGCGGTCGCCATCCGCACCCCCGCGGGCATGGCGGTGCACACCGGCGACTTCAAGATGGACCAGCTCCCGCTGGACGGCCGTCTCACCGACCTGCACGCGTTCGCACGCCTGAGCGAGGAAGGTATCGACCTCCTCCTCTCGGACTCCACGAACGCCGAGGTCCCCGGTTTCGTCCCGCCCGAGCGCGACATCTCGAACGTGCTGCGCCAGGTCTTCGCGGGTGCCAGCAAGCGCATCATCGTGGCGAGCTTCGCCAGCCATGTGCACCGCATCCAGCAGATCCTGGACGCGGCCCACGAGTACGGCCGCCGGGTCGCCTTCGTCGGCCGTTCGATGGTCCGCAACATGGGCATCGCGCGCGACCTGGGTTATCTGAAGGTCCCGCCGGGCCTGGTCGTCGACGTCAAGACGCTGGACGACCTCCCGGACCACGAGATCGTCCTCGTCTGTACGGGCTCGCAGGGCGAGCCGATGGCCGCGCTGTCCCGGATGGCCAACCGTGACCACCAGATCCGTATCGTCCAGGGCGACACGGTGATCCTGGCCTCGTCGCTCATCCCGGGCAACGAGAACGCGGTGTACCGCGTCATCAACGGCCTGACCCGCTGGGGCGCCAACGTCGTCCACAAGGGCAACGCCAAGGTGCACGTCTCCGGGCACGCCTCCGCGGGCGAGCTGCTGTACTTCTACAACATCTGCAAGCCGCGGAACCTGATGCCGGTCCACGGCGAATGGCGTCATCTGCGCGCCAACGCCGAACTGGGCGCGCTCACCGGTGTACCCCACGACCGCATCGTCATCGCCGAGGACGGCGTCGTCGTCGACCTCATCGGCGGCAAGGCCAAGATCTCCGGCAAGGTGCAGGCGGGTTACGTGTACGTCGACGGCCTCTCGGTCGGCGGTGTCGGCGAGCCCGCGCTCAAGGACCGCAAGATCCTCGGGGACGAGGGCATCATCTCGGTCTTCGTGGTGATGGACTCCAGTACGGGCAAGATCACTGGCGGTCCGCACGTGCACGCCCGCGGTTCGGGCATCGAGGACTCCGCCTTCACGGACGTCGTCCCGAGGATCACCGAGGTCCTCGAACGCTCGGCCCAGGACGGCGTGGTCGAGCCCCACCAGATGCAGCAACTCATCCGCCGCACGCTGGGCAAGTGGGTCTCGGACAACTACCGCCGGCGGCCGATGATCCTGCCGGTCGTCGTCGAGGTCTGA